A window of Negativicutes bacterium contains these coding sequences:
- a CDS encoding PhnD/SsuA/transferrin family substrate-binding protein, whose protein sequence is MNQAKKILSVTLLIALVAALFGGCVQKPAEKIAIRIGALKGPTALGMLQLMQKAEAKTTANQYDFTLAGAPEEISAKMIAGELDLAAIPANLAAVLYNKTEGMVKMAAINTLGVLFLLENGDSVHSVEDLRGKTIYATGQASTPEYALNYILTSNGLIPGEDVQIVYKSEHAEVAALLAEGQIDLALLPQPFVTTVQQKSETVRIALDMTKEWEAVAPQGGSLVMGCLAVRTEFYQAHQKAVDAFLTEYKASVAYSNENVDAAAALSAQYNVIPEAVAKAAIPFCNIVYIDGDEMVTKADHCLQVLFAADAKSVGGKLPGRDLYIK, encoded by the coding sequence TTGAATCAAGCGAAGAAAATCCTGAGCGTTACTCTGCTGATCGCGCTTGTGGCCGCGCTGTTTGGCGGCTGTGTTCAAAAGCCGGCGGAGAAAATTGCAATCCGCATCGGCGCCCTCAAAGGGCCGACTGCTCTTGGCATGCTGCAATTGATGCAGAAGGCCGAGGCAAAAACAACTGCCAATCAGTATGATTTTACATTAGCCGGAGCGCCGGAAGAAATCAGCGCAAAAATGATTGCCGGTGAGCTGGATCTTGCAGCAATTCCCGCCAATTTGGCTGCCGTACTCTACAACAAAACGGAGGGCATGGTGAAAATGGCGGCGATCAACACCCTGGGTGTTTTATTCCTTCTGGAAAATGGCGACAGCGTGCATTCGGTGGAAGATCTGCGTGGGAAAACCATTTATGCCACAGGGCAAGCCTCTACCCCGGAATATGCCTTGAATTATATTCTGACTTCCAATGGCTTGATTCCCGGTGAAGATGTGCAGATTGTCTATAAGAGCGAACATGCCGAAGTTGCCGCTTTATTGGCGGAAGGTCAAATTGACCTGGCTCTGCTGCCGCAGCCCTTTGTAACGACGGTGCAGCAGAAGAGTGAGACGGTGCGGATTGCGCTGGATATGACAAAGGAATGGGAAGCCGTTGCTCCGCAGGGCGGCAGTTTGGTGATGGGGTGCCTTGCGGTGCGCACGGAATTCTATCAAGCCCACCAAAAGGCGGTGGATGCGTTTCTGACGGAATATAAAGCGTCGGTTGCTTATAGCAATGAGAATGTCGATGCCGCGGCTGCTCTGAGCGCGCAATATAATGTGATTCCGGAAGCGGTCGCCAAAGCGGCAATTCCCTTCTGCAATATTGTTTATATTGACGGGGATGAAATGGTAACGAAGGCAGATCATTGTCTGCAGGTTTTATTTGCCGCGGATGCCAAATCGGTGGGCGGTAAACTGCCGGGCAGGGATCTTTATATCAAATAA
- a CDS encoding Crp/Fnr family transcriptional regulator, translated as MQQENSLFHFIKQLQQTPLFYNVEAGRLLDLLEGRYSLEQYAAGTCVYDLHDFRRAAGIVLAGGLRVSTPADVLLNTIQPGQMFGVASLFNENETYVSQIAAEKQSLVMFLSAAQLEAIFQEEFLICRNFLSFLSGRIVFLNQKISGFAATSPRAALLVFLTSQAADAETPDFFLPCSRQQLSKRLNMSRATLYRALDVLKRDGTLTENADGSFRLQSGLQSGLQSGILQSQSKK; from the coding sequence GTGCAACAAGAAAACAGTCTGTTCCATTTTATAAAGCAATTGCAACAGACGCCGTTGTTTTACAATGTGGAAGCCGGACGCCTGCTTGATTTGCTGGAGGGGCGTTACAGTCTGGAACAGTATGCGGCAGGGACTTGCGTCTATGATCTGCACGACTTTCGCCGGGCGGCCGGCATAGTTTTAGCGGGGGGCCTGCGGGTCAGCACCCCAGCAGATGTTCTATTGAACACGATCCAGCCCGGTCAGATGTTTGGTGTTGCCTCGTTGTTCAATGAGAACGAAACTTATGTTTCTCAGATCGCAGCAGAGAAACAATCTCTGGTGATGTTTTTATCGGCTGCGCAACTGGAAGCGATTTTTCAGGAAGAGTTTTTGATCTGCCGCAACTTTCTGAGCTTTCTGTCCGGTCGGATTGTTTTTTTAAATCAAAAAATCAGTGGTTTTGCTGCCACTTCACCGCGGGCAGCGCTGTTGGTTTTTCTGACCAGTCAGGCGGCGGACGCGGAAACTCCTGATTTTTTTCTGCCTTGCAGCCGGCAGCAGCTGAGCAAACGTCTGAATATGAGCCGGGCTACCCTTTATCGGGCGCTGGATGTGCTGAAACGGGACGGAACGCTGACAGAAAATGCGGACGGCAGTTTCCGCTTACAAAGCGGCTTACAAAGCGGCTTACAAAGCGGTATTCTCCAGAGCCAAAGCAAAAAATGA
- a CDS encoding TIGR00266 family protein — translation MKYNIIGDQLPVVVCELQEGETMLTERGSMCWMSPNLKMETTGNGGLGKALGRMLSGETLFQNRYTAIGKAGIIGFASSFPGAIRAFEISPGHELIVQKSAFLASESSVELSIHFQKKLGAAFFGGEGFIMQKLSGQGTVFLEIDGSAVEYSLDDGESMLIDTGYLAVMDPTCSMDIQSVPGIKNMLFGGEGVFNTVVTGPGKILLQTMPLSGVAAAFRPFITPGK, via the coding sequence ATGAAATATAACATTATTGGCGACCAATTACCGGTAGTCGTCTGCGAGCTGCAGGAAGGCGAAACCATGCTGACCGAAAGAGGATCCATGTGCTGGATGTCCCCCAATTTAAAAATGGAAACCACCGGCAACGGCGGTCTTGGCAAAGCCCTGGGACGCATGCTGAGCGGGGAAACCTTATTTCAGAATCGCTATACCGCCATTGGCAAAGCCGGAATCATCGGTTTTGCCTCCAGTTTTCCGGGAGCGATTCGCGCTTTTGAGATCAGCCCGGGCCACGAGTTGATTGTACAAAAATCCGCTTTTTTGGCGAGCGAAAGTTCCGTGGAACTCTCCATCCATTTTCAAAAAAAACTCGGCGCTGCTTTTTTTGGCGGGGAAGGCTTTATTATGCAGAAACTCTCCGGTCAAGGCACAGTTTTTCTGGAAATTGACGGTTCCGCGGTGGAATACAGCCTGGACGATGGGGAATCCATGCTCATCGATACCGGATATCTGGCGGTAATGGATCCAACCTGCAGCATGGATATTCAATCCGTCCCGGGAATTAAGAATATGCTGTTCGGCGGGGAAGGCGTTTTCAACACGGTCGTAACCGGACCGGGTAAGATCCTGCTGCAAACCATGCCGCTCAGCGGGGTTGCCGCCGCTTTCCGTCCGTTTATCACACCGGGTAAATAA
- a CDS encoding TrkA family potassium uptake protein has product MEGSKMKVIIIGGGLVGSYIAKLLLENGCAVMVIENHEAPLAKLKRMIPLECINSGSGIEPSVLEACGIASADVVVAVTGADETNLVAATIAKFEFNVARVIARVNNPQNAWLFTAEMGVDVGLNQADLMAHLVVEEIDLKHIMTLMKLNRGDYAIVQVTISEGSAAANRPIKELTLPENAVLIALNRGKDVIIPRGNTILKGGDELLAFTDKAAAAQINLLCASQK; this is encoded by the coding sequence ATGGAAGGCAGCAAAATGAAAGTTATCATTATCGGAGGCGGTTTAGTCGGTTCCTATATTGCCAAATTGTTATTGGAAAATGGCTGTGCTGTCATGGTCATCGAAAATCACGAAGCGCCATTGGCGAAATTGAAAAGGATGATCCCGTTGGAGTGTATCAATTCCGGCAGTGGAATTGAACCGAGTGTCTTGGAAGCCTGCGGTATTGCTTCGGCGGATGTGGTTGTGGCGGTGACCGGCGCCGATGAGACGAATTTGGTTGCTGCCACCATCGCCAAGTTCGAATTTAACGTAGCCCGTGTGATCGCCCGCGTCAACAATCCTCAAAACGCCTGGTTGTTTACCGCTGAAATGGGTGTGGATGTGGGTCTAAATCAGGCTGATCTGATGGCGCATCTCGTGGTGGAAGAGATCGATCTGAAACATATTATGACACTGATGAAGCTGAACCGCGGAGATTATGCCATTGTGCAGGTGACAATCAGCGAGGGCTCGGCAGCGGCGAACCGACCAATCAAGGAGTTGACTCTGCCGGAAAACGCGGTTTTGATTGCACTGAACCGGGGTAAGGACGTGATCATTCCCCGCGGCAATACCATTTTAAAAGGCGGCGACGAACTGCTGGCCTTTACCGATAAAGCAGCCGCGGCGCAAATCAATCTGCTCTGCGCTTCTCAAAAATAA
- a CDS encoding NAD-binding protein has translation MKVIIVGCGKLGSQLALNLVQKGHKVTVIDTNAAALEQLGLNFQGETLVGIGFDREILEKAQIRKADAVAACTRNDDTNALIARIAKNIYKVPCAIARLYDPRSAEIYRTLGIQTISTTSWGVARAMDILTYSQLDILLTFGDGNADLIRIEVPHLLVGKTVNELTSIGEFQVIAISRKNQSFLPTLGTTLQQDDMLYMTVAASAAKKLKTMLGVML, from the coding sequence GATTATCGTAGGCTGCGGTAAGCTGGGATCGCAGCTCGCCTTGAATCTGGTGCAAAAAGGTCATAAAGTAACCGTAATTGATACCAATGCCGCGGCTCTGGAACAGCTTGGCCTCAATTTTCAAGGTGAAACCCTGGTCGGTATCGGTTTTGATCGGGAGATTTTAGAAAAAGCGCAAATTCGCAAGGCGGATGCGGTGGCGGCCTGCACCAGAAATGATGATACCAATGCCTTAATTGCCAGAATTGCCAAGAATATCTATAAAGTGCCCTGTGCCATTGCGCGCTTATACGATCCCCGCAGCGCCGAGATTTATCGCACCCTCGGTATTCAGACTATTTCCACCACAAGCTGGGGAGTTGCCCGCGCGATGGATATTCTGACCTACAGCCAGCTGGATATACTCTTAACCTTTGGCGACGGCAATGCGGATCTGATCCGGATCGAAGTGCCGCATCTCCTGGTCGGTAAAACGGTCAACGAGCTGACCTCAATTGGTGAGTTTCAGGTGATTGCCATCAGCCGGAAGAATCAATCCTTTCTGCCTACCCTGGGAACGACACTGCAGCAGGATGATATGCTTTACATGACCGTGGCGGCTTCGGCTGCCAAGAAATTAAAAACCATGCTGGGGGTGATGCTATAA